A window of the Nycticebus coucang isolate mNycCou1 chromosome 3, mNycCou1.pri, whole genome shotgun sequence genome harbors these coding sequences:
- the LOC128582101 gene encoding nucleoredoxin-like protein 1 isoform X3 — MASLFSGRVLIRNNSDQDELDTEAELSRKLENRLVLLFFGAGACPECQAFAPILKDFFVRLTDEFYVLRAAQMALVYVSQDPTEEQQDLFLKDMPEKWLFLPFEDDLRRDLGRQFSVERLPAVVVLKPGGDVLTLNAAEEIQRLGPACFANWQEAAEVLDRSFLPPEDLEDTAPRSLTEWLRRRKYRVEKAARGGRDPGRGGDPGREDEAEEGEGGLF, encoded by the exons ATGGCCTCCCTGTTCTCTGGCCGAGTCCTGATTCGCAACAATAGTGACCAGGATGAGCTGGACACAGAGGCAGAGCTCAGCCGAAAGCTGGAGAACCGGCTGGTGCTGCTGTTTTTCGGGGCTGGGGCTTGTCCTGAGTGCCAGGCTTTTGCACCCATCCTTAAGGACTTCTTCGTGCGGCTCACGGATGAGTTCTATGTGCTGCGGGCAGCCCAGATGGCCCTGGTGTACGTGTCTCAGGACCCCACAGAGGAGCAACAGGACCTGTTCCTTAAGGACATGCCTGAGAAGTGGCTCTTCCTGCCCTTTGAGGATGACCTAAGGAG GGACCTCGGGCGCCAGTTCTCCGTGGAGCGCCTGCCGGCGGTCGTGGTACTCAAACCCGGCGGGGACGTGCTTACGCTCAACGCGGCCGAGGAGATTCAGCGCCTGGGCCCCGCCTGCTTCGCCAACTGGCAGGAGGCGGCCGAGGTGCTGGACCGCAGCTTCCTGCCGCCCGAGGACCTGGAAGACACGGCGCCGCGGAGCCTCACCGAGTGGCTGCGCCGCCGCAAGTACCGTGTGGAGAAGGCGGCGCGGGGCGGGCGAGACCCGGGGAGAGGCGGCGACCCCGGGAGGGAGGACGAGgccgaggaaggggaaggggggctGTTCTGA